The following coding sequences lie in one Carassius carassius chromosome 1, fCarCar2.1, whole genome shotgun sequence genomic window:
- the si:ch211-106h11.1 gene encoding volume-regulated anion channel subunit LRRC8D: MFTLSELWSSGERQGSYKLLKPWWEVFMDYLLVLMLMVSILAGTLQLSRDGVVCIPVHSSSINHSSPMEPVSDTIFRNTLDSPKIPVKGRRTNLDFQQYIYISQVCYHEALPWYSRFLPYVTLLHTLVLLASGCFWFHFPLTSARIEHFLSLLAKCCESPWTTRALSLTAKLDTRFSETEQAVRPKVQITSLYKMRKSSLDSGTDSPLLAGTDSVSTTPQPSPCLSTLSHCSTLSAMSCTEPVLPVQVVPDTSRQGATLDRSDRELARALFERVRRFRAHCESSDVIYKVYTAQTVFKVLKFILIVSYTTPLLDSISFSHICQPHTYALTGYSIFQCSHSLSSVLRKLMQAYVLLLFLFGLLGIYALYWIFHKSLRQYSFQSLREKGSMLDVPDLHNDLAFLLHMADQYDPLLAQRLSVFLSPVSETRLLEESLERHWGAERLRSMIMSDQQGHSQLQLVALPRLPAALFTFSQLQVLKLELIGDAKLTAQIANMTALREMHLYHCTASVEPAALQHLQEHLETLHLTFTQAAEIPVWVYSLRGLQELHLTGRLNNEGGMGRGWVLGSLRQLRHLRVLVLRGMLQKVPGELSELAGSLLKLEINNEGTRLLVLTGLRRLTGLAEVQLQGCQLERLPSALLALTGLRSLDLQYNSLRTLEELLGLQHLRRLSCLRLAHNRVVALPSSVGVLRSLELLDLAHNQLQILPLALFTLHKLRRLLLAGNLLEELPTEIGALKLLGELDLSANRLEHLPKELFERCVELRNLNVANNSLGSLPTGFGGLTQLSRLDVRGNSLEELPVELGCCFGLRGGGLLVENWLLHTLPRQVRDVLQQPSSCPSSEPPSRPNSDCFPTFSAAQWSFHSALESRI; this comes from the exons ATGTTCACGCTGTCTGAGCTGTGGTCCAGCGGTGAGCGTCAGGGCAGTTATAAGTTATTGAAGCCATGGTGGGAGGTCTTCATGGACTACCTGCTGGTGCTCATGCTGATGGTGTCTATCCTTGCTGGGACACTCCAGCTGTCAAGAGATGGAGTCGTGTGCATCCCTGTACACTCCTCTTCCATCAACCACAGCTCTCCAATGGAGCCTGTGTCTGATACTATCTTTAGAAACACACTTGACTCACCCAAGATCCCTGTGAAAGGGCGACGTACCAACCTTGACTTCCAGCAGTACATCTACATCAGCCAGGTTTGCTATCACGAGGCTTTGCCCTGGTACTCAAGGTTTTTACCATATGTGACACTGCTCCATACGTTGGTTCTCCTGGCCAGCGGCTGCTTCTGGTTCCACTTCCCGCTCACATCTGCTCGCATCGAGCACTTCCTATCACTTCTCGCCAAATGTTGCGAATCGCCCTGGACAACGAGGGCACTTTCTCTTACAGCCAAACTGGACACACGTTTCTCTGAGACCGAACAAGCAGTGCGACCCAAAGTTCAGATAACATCTTTGTACAAAATGCGCAAGTCAAGTCTGGACTCAGGGACGGACAGCCCTCTGTTGGCGGGGACTGATAGTGTGTCCACTACACCACAACCGTCTCCGTGTCTCTCAACTTTGTCTCATTGCTCAACGCTCTCTGCTATGTCATGCACAGAGCCGGTTTTGCCTGTGCAAGTCGTTCCGGACACTTCCAGACAGGGAGCCACGTTGGACCGCAGCGACAGAGAGCTGGCCAGAGCACTGTTCGAGAGAGTGCGAAGGTTTCGTGCTCACTGCGAGAGTTCAGATGTTATATATAAG GTGTACACTGCTCAGACGGTGTTCAAGGTTCTGAAGTTTATTTTGATTGTGAGCTACACCACTCCTCTCCTGGACTCTATCTCCTTCAGTCACATCTGCCAACCTCACACTTATGCTCTGACCGGCTACAGCATCTTCCAGTGCAGTCACTCGCTGTCCTCCGTCCTGCGCAAGCTAATGCAGGCCTACGTTTTGCTGCTCTTTCTTTTCGGTCTGCTGGGCATCTATGCTCTATACTGGATCTTCCACAA GTCTTTGAGGCAGTACTCTTTCCAGAGTCTACGTGAGAAAGGATCCATGCTAGATGTACCTGACCTTCATAATGACCTCGCCTTCCTCTTGCACATGGCCGACCAGTACGACCCTCTACTGGCCCAGCGCCTGTCTGTCTTCCTCTCACCAGTCAGTGAGACTCGACTCCTGGAAGAAAGTCTTGAGCGTCACTGGGGAGCTGAACGCTTGCGGTCAATGATCATGTCTGACCAGCAGGGACACTCTCAGTTGCAGCTCGTGGCTCTTCCTCGCCTGCCAGCGGCACTGTTTACCTTCAGCCAGCTACAGGTGTTGAAGTTGGAACTTATTGGAGACGCCAAACTGACAGCACAAATAGCTAACATGACGGCACTTAG AGAAATGCACCTTTACCACTGCACTGCATCAGTGGAGCCTGCAGCACTGCAGCACCTTCAGGAACATCTAGAGACTTTACATCTAACCTTCACCCAAGCTGCAGAGATCCCAGTCTGGGTTTATTCCCTCCGTGGCCTGCAAGAGCTGCACCTCACTGGGAGGTTGAACAATGAGGGTGGGATGGGGCGTGGATGGGTCCTTGGCAGCCTTCGACAACTGCGTCATCTCCGTGTCTTGGTGCTGCGTGGCATGCTGCAGAAAGTTCCAGGGGAGCTGAGCGAATTGGCAGGGAGTCTGCTAAAACTGGAGATAAATAACGAGGGTACCAGGTTATTGGTACTTACAGGACTGAGGCGTTTGACCGGATTGGCAGAAGTGCAACTGCAAGGATGCCAGCTGGAGAGGCTGCCATCAGCGCTTTTGGCGCTTACAGGTCTACGCAGTTTGGATCTGCAATACAACAGTCTTCGTACTCTAGAAGAGCTGTTAGGATTGCAGCATCTGCGGCGTCTGTCCTGCCTACGACTCGCACATAACCGCGTTGTGGCTCTTCCGTCCAGTGTAGGAGTGCTGCGCTCACTGGAGCTCTTGGATTTGGCGCACAATCAACTGCAAATCCTTCCTTTGGCGCTCTTTACTCTGCATAAGCTGCGACGCCTACTTTTGGCAGGAAACCTTTTGGAAGAGTTGCCAACTGAAATTGGAGCCTTGAAGCTTCTTGGCGAACTAGACCTGAGCGCCAACAGGCTTGAACATCTCCCCAAGGAACTGTTTGAAAGGTGTGTAGAGCTTCGCAACTTAAATGTTGCGAATAACTCTCTTGGTTCTTTGCCCACTGGTTTTGGCGGCCTGACTCAACTTTCGCGTCTGGATGTACGAGGAAACAGTCTAGAGGAACTGCCGGTCGAGCTGGGGTGTTGTTTTGGGCTTCGTGGAGGTGGTTTGCTGGTGGAAAACTGGCTGTTGCACACTCTACCTCGGCAGGTCAGGGATGTCCTACAGCAGCCCAGCTCTTGTCCCTCTTCTGAACCTCCATCACGACCTAATTCTGACTGCTTTCCTACCTTTTCAGCTGCACAATGGAGCTTCCACTCCGCACTTGAATCTCGGATATAA
- the ddx39ab gene encoding DEAD (Asp-Glu-Ala-Asp) box polypeptide 39Ab translates to MAENDVDNELLDYEEDDEPQGAPESAAPVGKKEVKGSYVSIHSSGFRDFLLKPELLRAIVDCGFEHPSEVQHECIPQAILGMDILCQAKSGMGKTAVFVLATLQQIEPVEGQVSVLVMCHTRELAFQISKEYERFSKYMPTVKVAVFFGGMSIKKDEDVLKKSCPHIVVGTPGRILALVRNKTLNLKNVKHFVLDECDKMLEQLDMRRDVQDIFRLTPHEKQCMMFSATLSKEIRPVCRKFMQDPMEVFVDDETKLTLHGLQQYYCKLKDSEKNRKLFDLLDVLEFNQVVIFVKSVQRCVALSQLLVEQNFPAIAIHRGMAQEERLSRYQQFKDFQRRILVATNLFGRGMDIERVNIVFNYDMPEDSDTYLHRVARAGRFGTKGLAVTFVSDETDAKILNDVQDRFEVNVSELPEEIDISTYIEQSR, encoded by the exons ATGGCTGAGAATGATGTCGACAACGAGCTGCTGGATTATGAAGAGGACGATGAGCCTCAGGGAGCCCCAGAAAGCGCCGCTCCAGTGGGCAAGAAGGAGGTGAAGGGCTCATACGTGTCCATCCACAGCTCGGGCTTCAGGGACTTTCTGCTGAAGCCGGAGCTGCTGAGGGCCATCGTGGACTGTGGATTTGAGCATCCGTCTGAAG TGCAGCACGAGTGCATCCCGCAGGCCATCCTCGGCATGGATATCCTGTGTCAGGCCAAGTCTGGTATGGGAAAGACAGCCGTGTTTGTGCTCGCTACCCTACAGCAGATCGAGCCGGTCGAAGGACAG GTGTCCGTGCTGGTCATGTGTCACACACGCGAGCTGGCGTTTCAGATCAGTAAGGAGTACGAGCGCTTCTCCAAGTACATGCCCACGGTGAAGGTGGCCGTGTTCTTCGGTGGCATGTCCATAAAGAAGGACGAGGATGTCCTGAAGAAGAGCTGCCCTCACATCGTGGTTGGCACGCCGGGGCGAATCCTCGCCCTGGTCCGAAACAAAACCCTCAACCTGAAGAACGTCAAGCACTTCGTTCTGGACGAGTGTGACAAGATGCTGGAGCAGCTGG ATATGAGACGTGACGTTCAGGACATCTTCAGACTGACCCCTCATGAGAAGCAGTGCATGATGTTCAGTGCCACCCTCAGCAAAGAGATTCGGCCCGTCTGCCGCAAGTTCATGCAGGAC CCGATGGAGGTGTTTGTGGACGATGAGACCAAGCTGACTCTTCATGGTCTGCAGCAGTACTACTGCAAACTGAAGGACAGCGAGAAGAACCGCAAACTCTTTGACCTGCTCGACGTGCTGGAGTTCAACCAG GTGGTGATATTCGTGAAGTCTGTTCAGCGTTGTGTGGCGCTTTCACAGTTACTGGTGGAGCAGAACTTCCCCGCCATCGCCATCCACAGAGGAATGGCACAggaagagag GTTGTCTCGGTATCAGCAGTTCAAAGACTTCCAGAGGAGGATCCTAGTGGCCACTAACCTTTTTGGGCGAGGAATGGATATCGAGAGGGTCAACATCGTCTTCAACTACGACATGCCAGAGGACTCCGACACGTATCTCCACAGG GTGGCTCGTGCGGGTCGCTTTGGCACCAAGGGTTTGGCCGTCACATTTGTGTCAGACGAGACGGACGCAAAGATCCTGAACGATGTGCAGGACCGATTCGAGGTCAACGTGTCTGAGTTACCAGAGGAGATTGACATTTCCACTTACA TTGAACAGTCCAGATGA